In Flavobacterium cerinum, one genomic interval encodes:
- a CDS encoding helix-turn-helix domain-containing protein, with amino-acid sequence MEYKAKYITDAIKLSCYEDKFFKSDIMFEEHMLVWFLSGETKIIQADATYIFKKGDIFLIPRNQLATIINYPKDGQPHKTVVMHLSVAILRDYYANRNIKPQATVSSKIYAFNNHPLLESCLASLIPYFEMSELPEDIAILKITEAISILRTIDSDIDQVLANFEAPGKIDLAGYMEKNFMFNLPLEKFGYLTGRSLTTFKRDFGKLFNTTPQRWLTQKRLELAHYQFVEKKKKPIDVCYEVGFENLSHFSYAFKKQYGYAPTTLLGLSDDAIL; translated from the coding sequence ATGGAGTATAAAGCAAAATATATAACTGATGCCATCAAACTTTCCTGTTATGAAGATAAATTCTTTAAATCGGATATCATGTTTGAGGAACATATGCTGGTGTGGTTTCTGTCGGGAGAGACAAAAATTATTCAGGCCGATGCGACCTATATTTTTAAAAAGGGCGACATCTTTCTAATTCCGAGAAATCAGTTGGCGACGATCATCAATTACCCGAAAGACGGGCAACCGCATAAAACGGTAGTGATGCATTTATCGGTAGCAATACTCCGGGACTATTATGCCAATCGGAATATAAAACCGCAGGCGACAGTTTCGTCAAAAATTTACGCTTTTAACAATCATCCGTTACTGGAAAGTTGTCTGGCCTCCTTGATTCCGTATTTTGAAATGAGTGAACTTCCGGAAGATATTGCAATACTCAAAATCACGGAAGCCATCAGTATTTTACGGACGATTGACAGCGATATCGATCAGGTGTTGGCGAATTTTGAAGCACCCGGAAAGATAGATCTGGCCGGTTATATGGAAAAAAACTTTATGTTCAATTTACCGTTGGAAAAGTTCGGCTATCTGACGGGACGTAGTCTGACAACGTTTAAGCGTGATTTCGGTAAACTGTTTAATACTACGCCACAACGATGGTTAACACAAAAACGACTCGAACTGGCACATTATCAGTTTGTGGAAAAGAAGAAAAAACCGATAGATGTTTGCTATGAAGTCGGATTTGAGAACCTGTCGCATTTTTCATATGCTTTTAAAAAACAATACGGTTATGCGCCTACGACATTATTAGGACTATCAGATGATGCTATTCTATAA
- a CDS encoding SDR family oxidoreductase, producing MEVDRSDNRYYILESVTDKTSENERFKRKSGSYYRGNSGIGYATAYELNRRGATVIITGRRKEAVETAARTLGVTGLLADQSRLSDIDHLVTEITARFGKIDILLINAGITKLTPIAATTEDLFDEIMNINLKGAYFTLSKFIPVLNDKASVVVLSSTSATISPQGAAVYAASKAALNAVVKIAALELASRQIRVNAVSPGPVATEIMDKLGVNSGIAEQMLNSIPLARFGKPDEVADLIAYLSGDSAAFITGANFLIDGGQSV from the coding sequence ATGGAAGTGGACAGAAGCGATAACCGGTATTACATTTTAGAATCAGTAACGGATAAAACAAGCGAAAATGAACGATTTAAAAGGAAAAGTGGCAGTTATTACAGGGGTAACAGCGGTATCGGATATGCAACGGCATACGAACTGAATAGAAGAGGAGCAACGGTTATTATCACCGGAAGACGAAAAGAAGCGGTTGAAACGGCCGCCCGGACATTAGGAGTAACCGGATTATTGGCGGATCAGTCTCGTTTATCGGATATTGATCATTTGGTTACCGAAATCACAGCCCGGTTCGGAAAAATAGATATTTTATTGATTAATGCCGGAATTACAAAACTGACGCCGATAGCAGCAACGACCGAAGATCTGTTTGATGAAATCATGAATATAAATCTTAAAGGGGCCTATTTTACATTGAGTAAATTCATTCCTGTTTTAAATGATAAAGCATCGGTTGTCGTATTATCGTCTACATCTGCGACCATTTCACCACAAGGAGCTGCGGTATATGCGGCCAGTAAAGCCGCTTTAAATGCCGTGGTAAAAATAGCCGCATTGGAACTGGCTTCCCGACAAATTCGCGTTAATGCTGTAAGTCCCGGTCCTGTAGCAACGGAGATTATGGATAAACTGGGAGTAAACTCCGGAATTGCGGAACAAATGCTAAACAGTATTCCGTTGGCGCGATTCGGAAAACCGGATGAGGTAGCCGATTTGATAGCGTATCTGTCGGGCGATAGTGCCGCGTTTATTACCGGAGCTAATTTTCTGATAGACGGCGGACAGTCGGTATAA